DNA sequence from the Nocardioides jiangxiensis genome:
CCATGCACGAGACCGCCCTCAAGCCGCTGACGAAGGCCGCTCGCCAGGCGCTCATCGTCGAGCTGCTCGGCACCCACGAGGTGAAGTCGCAGCCCGAGCTCGCCGAGCTGCTCGGCGAGCAGGGCCTGCACGTCACGCAGGCCACGCTCAGCCGTGACCTGGTGGAGCTGGACGCGGTCAAGGTGCGGGTCGCGTCCGGCGCGCTCGTGTACGCCGTTCCGGCCGAGGGCGGCGACCGGACCCCTGCCCCGGGCGAGGGCGCCGGCGCCGGTGCCACGCACCGCCTGTCGCGCCTCGCGTCC
Encoded proteins:
- a CDS encoding arginine repressor, with product MHETALKPLTKAARQALIVELLGTHEVKSQPELAELLGEQGLHVTQATLSRDLVELDAVKVRVASGALVYAVPAEGGDRTPAPGEGAGAGATHRLSRLASELLVSAEASGNLVVLRTPPGAAQFLAGAIDRAEVPDVLGTIAGDDTVLVIARAPDGSALAKHFTSLADGHPSSTD